The genomic region TAGCACTTGTACGGTTCTCCCTGGACCATGTAGACGGAGACCTCCACGATGTTCGTAGCGTAATCTGCTATGATCTCTATGTGACCGGCTATCTCAAGCAAAAGGAGGGCTCTTTTCACGTACTTTGGGGATTCCATCATGTAGAGAAGCAGTTCTTCTCTGACCTTCTCATACAGATCGTCCACTTTAGAATCCATCCTGCAGACTTCAAAGGATTTTTCCACGTTCACATCGGCGAACATTCTCAGTGAGAATTTCAACATTTCCGAGGTTTGACTCGCCATGGCAGGTATGTCTTCCAGTGGCTTCAGAGGAGGTTCTTCCATGAGTTCGAGAACGTTTTTGGCTATGTCATGGCATTTGTCGGCGATGTTTTCTATGAGTTCTGCTACCTTTATGCCAGCGGTGACGGTTAAGAGATGCTTTCCAATGGGAGAAAAAAGCCCCAGGATTTCCATGGCCTTCTCCTGGATTTCCACTTCCATCTGGTCGACGACTTCTTCGTCAGCGATCACCTCTTTTGCGAGCGACTCGTTTCTTTCAATGAGTGCAGATATTGAGTTGCGAAACATCTTCTCTATGAACCATCCTGCTTTCAAAACACCCTTTTTGAACTCCTCAACTCTGTCACTCAACAACCTGTTCACTCGACGCGCCTCCCATAACCCAGCTTGTCTCTTACAACCGTCACATAATCGTATCTAGTTGGCCGAAGGATTCTGACGTACTTTTCAGCCTTCTGAACGATCATCCTCTTGGTCTTACCCACCATCGTTCCATCGATCAGCAAATTGATCTCCCTCTGACATTCAACGGTGACTTTGAAACTGGAAGGTATCACCACACTCCTGGTCAGAAAGAACTGGGGTGCAATGGGAGAAATCTCTAACACTTCACATTCGGGGAATATTATCGGCCCACCGATGGAGAGTGAGTACGCTGTGGAACCAGTTGGAGAAGCCACAACCACTCCATCGGCGAAGAACCACATAGAAGAGTGGTGTTCGACATTCACCTCTATTTCCACCATCTTTCCGCTCAGGTCTCTTTCTAGAGTGGCATCGTTCAGTGCAAGGTGTGAACCAAGATCACTCTCCACACGAATGAACCATCTCAATTCTTCCCGAAAGTTTCCCCTTTTCAGATCCTCTAAGAACTGATCCACCTCTTCGAAGGTGTAAGACGTGAGAAAGCCAAGTCTTCCCGCCTTGAACCCCACCAGAGGAGTCCCATCGGCGGCTTTCTTTGCTGCCCTGAGCATCGTACCATCTCCACCGACCACCACTATCAAATCGGCTTCAGTAACGTTTGCCACACTTGCTTCTCGGAAGCCCACGACTTCGTGTTCTCTCGAGAGTTTTTCCCTCAGCAGTGCTCCTTCCTTCTCTTTCTCTTCTCTGTAGAGGATCGCTATCTTCACGAGAGTCTCACCGCCAGATCGAAAAGAGTTTCAACGAGGAATTCATCCAGGAAAAGAAGGACGAATATCGCTATCATGGGCGAGATGTCCACTGATCCTATGGGAGGTAGAAACCGTCTTATGGGGTTCAGAACAAGAGAGGAAAGGGCGTCGAAAAACCTCCTCACGGGGTGGTAGTGGTACGGCATGACCCAACTGAAGATCACCGAGATCACGATCGAAACGATTTCTATGTATATAAAACTCCTGAGGGTCACTGCAATCGCCTTCAGCAGATTCGCTATCACGAACATTCATTTCCCCCCTTCGAATATGGCACTTCCTATTCTGACCATAGTTGCACCTTCTTCTATTGCGATCTCAAAATCGTTACTCATTCCCATAGAGAGCTCCTTCAATTTTATGTTCCCGCTGAATCTCTTTGATAGTTTATCCTTCAACCTTCTGAGCTCTCTGAACCCCCACCTCACCTCTTCGGGGTTCTCAACGTACGGTGCCATTGTCATGAATCCGTAAACTTCTATGTGGTCGAACCTATGGCAGATCTTCAAGAACTCTTCGACATTCTCGAAAGACAGACCAGCTTTCGATTTCTCACCAAAGACGTTTACCTCGATCAGAATCTTTTGGATCTTGCCAAGCTTTGTTGCCCTCTTCTCAATCTCCTCGAGTTCTTCCACTCTCCAGACGGAGTGTATGAGTTCACTCCTCGGCACTATGTATTTCACCTTGTTCGTCTGGATTCTCCCTATGAAATGCCAGACAATGGATTTTCCTTTGAAGTACTCGCTTTTTTTAATAAGATCCTGCGCCCTGTTTTCACCAAAATTTCGTACCCCAAGAAGAAAGAGCTCTTCCATTTCCTGGATGCTGGCGTATTTCGAGGCAACGACGAGTTTCACCTCTGAAAAATCTCTGCCTGATCGAAGGGCAGCGTTTTTTATCCTTTCTATGACGCCTTCCAGGTTTTCTTTCAACCTCATCTGGTATCACCTCAGAAAAGACGACCCTCTGGGAATTCGTATTTGAGGTGTTCATAAGCTTTTCTCGTTGCGAGCCTTCCCCGGGGGGTCCTCGCGATAAATCCGGTTTGAAGAAGGTACGGTTCGTACACCTCACTGAGGGTGTCCGTTTCCACACCCAGGGAGGCTGCGAGCGCGTTCAAACCCACTGGACCGCCTTTGTACACCTCTATGATCGTCTTCAGGATCTTTCTGTCGAACTCGTCCAGCCCTTCTTCGTCTATGTTGAGCACTTCCATGGTTTTAAGAACGATCTTCTCGGAGATCCTATCGGCTTTCTCTATGGTGAGCATGTCCCTTACCCTTTTCGTGAGTCTTATGGCGATTCGAGGTGTGCCACGGGATCTCTTTGCTATCATCTCCGCCGCTCTGTCTTCGATCTCAACATCCATCAGTCTGGCAGCCCGTTTCACGATTTCCTTCAGTTCCTCTGTTGTGTAGAAATCGAGCTCCAAGATCATGCCGAATCTGCTCCTGAGGGGAGAACTCAGAAGGCCACTCCGTGTTGTAGCCCCAACAAGGGTGAAGGGTTGTATGTCTATTCTTATGGACTTCGCGCTTGGTCCTTTACCGATCATTATATCTATCTGGAAGTCTTCTATTGCAGAGTAGAGTACCTCTTCCACGGCTTTGTTCAGCCTGTGTATTTCGTCTATGAACAAGACATCACCTCTCTCCAGACTCGTAAGGATGGCAGCCATGTCCCCCTGTTTCGCCAGAACGGGGCCACTCGTTACGTGTATGTTTGTTTGCATCTCGCTCGCTATTATGTGTGCAAGGGTTGTCTTTCCAAGTCCAGGAGGCCCCGCAAGGAGTACATGGTCGAGTATCTCCCCCCTTATCTTTGCGGCTTCCAGTGCGAGGGAGAGCTTTCTCTTGACCTTCTCTTGCCCAATGAACTCGTTCAAACTTTTGGGCCTCAAAAACTGAACACCCGAGTCATAAACCGTCCTTTCCGGGGAGAGGAAATCGCTCACCGTTTCACCTCTTCGACTATTCCTTTTCTTGAAAAATTATACCATTCCAAAAAAGAAGGGGGCTTTCGCCCCCCCCTTGTTCGTGTTGTGGGTGTTTATTGCGCTCCGCTTCCCATAGCAACGAATCCGATGATCACACCCACTATCCCTATGGCAACCCCCGCGAGGGCCATAGTCTGAACATCCGAGATCTTTTTGCTGAGAGTGGCACTCACGCTGTTCACATCGTCCATCCAGGGTTTGGAGGAGACAATCTCGTCAACTTTTTGAGAAAGCTCTGTATTGCTTTGACTGAGGCTCTGTACTTCTTCTTCGACTTTGGTGACCCTTGCGGTAACCGCTCCTAAGCTTCTCTCGAGGGAACTGATCTTACCAACGGAGGATTCAACCTGAGAAACTCTCTTTTCCAGGTTCTCCACACGATTGTTGACCGTCGTGACCTGTCCTTCGAGAACGCTCACGCGTGCGTCAAGAGCTCTTGCTGTCTTTTGCTGGGTTTCAAGGTCGTCCTGGAGTTTGGAAACGAGGACCTTGAGGTTGCCTATCTCTCCAGACAGGGCGGTGTTTTTCTCGTCAATGGAAGCGGCAATTTCTGAGAGTTTCTGATCGAAGGTTTCCATGTAAGATTTCAACGTCTTTTCTACATAATCTTTGAGAGAGGTCTCCGTGTTCTTCAGAAGTGCTTCGAGATTTTCGGATTTTGTTTCAAATGCTGCGACTTTCTGTTCCAGGCTGCTCAGTCTTGACACGGTCTGGGCCACCTTGGAGTCTACGTAGTCTTTGCTTGCGTACCCTCTGGATTCAAGGGCGGAGACCCTCGAGAGAACATCGCTTACCCTGGAATCGAGGTTCTGGATAGCGTCTGTTTGACTCTGGACCTGACTCATGACCTCCATTCTAAGATTCTTGAGGTCCACAAGGGTGGATTTCAGGTTCGCTACATCGTTTTTAAGGGTTTCAAGATCAGATGTAATTCCCCCGAAGTTTTCAGAAAGATTCTGAGCCTTCATCAAAGCGGTACTCACAAGATCCTCGAGTGTGCTGACCTTGTTGATGAGACCCGAAATCTCAGCGGACGGTTGTTTCAGGATTTTGTAGAGCCTGGAGAACGCAACTGCAGCCTGATATCTTGTGAGGTAGGAATTCCCCTGAAACGTACCGTCCGGCATTCCAGTGAGCACACCGAGTTTTGCCATCTCCGTTACTGCCTCGTAGGCCCAGTGGTTCACGGGAACGTCCTTGAACTGCTGAGAAATACCGACAAGGGCGCTCAGTACCAGGATCAATGCTAGGAACTTTCTCATGAGCATACACCTCCCTAAGATTTATCTGTGAACACGTGTTCTTCGGATGGAAAAATGCCCTCTTTTACTTCTTTTTTGAATTCCTGAAGGGCTTTCAGGATCGTTTCGTACAGGTTCGCGTATTTTTTTGAGAAGCGCGGTGCGAAATCCGGGTTCAATCCCAAAAGGTCGTGCCACACAAGAACCTGGCCATCGCAAAAACGACCGGAGCCAATCCCAATTGTTGGAATGGAGACACTTTCTGTGATCTCTTTCGCAACATCTTCGACAACTAGTTCTAGAACAATGGCAAATGCTCCCCTTTTTTCCAGTTCTCTGGCACTTTTCAGAAGGTACTCTCTACTCTTTTCCGTCTTTCCTTGGACTCTGTAACCTCCAAAGCGGTTCACGAACTGCGGCGTGAGTCCGATGTGACCCATCACGGGAATACCCGATTCTACCAGCTTCTGAACAACTTCACCGAACTCTTCCCCGCCCTCTATCTTAACAGCGTTTGCGCCTACCTTCAAGAATTTTCCAGCATTTTCTATGGCTTTCTCCAGGGAAGTTTGATAGGAAAGAAACGGCATGTCCGCGATCACGAAGGCTTTCGGTGCTCCTCTCCTGACTGCTGCCACATGTATGAGCATCTCCTCCATCGTCACAGGAATGGTATTTTCATACCCAAGAATGTTGTTTCCCAGGGAATCCCCAACGAGTATGATGTCTATCCCCGCGTCCTGAGCTATTCTGGCACTGGGAGCGTCGTATGCTGTGACCATCACGATCTTTTCTTTACCTTTCATCTTCTTTATCTTTTGCACGTTCACCCTTTGTCACCTCCTTCAGCACTTCAACGATTTCATCGTAGATGAGAGCGCTTCCGAAGATCTTTTTGAACACTTCTCTTTCGACCCTCACCACTTCCCAGTCGCCGCGCCGAACAGGGCCTGTTAGTGCTCTCTCCACACTCATCTCTCCTATGCTTTCTACAACACCCTGCATCAGAGTGGAGATGAGGTGGTCTGGATCTTCCACTCCCATGGAAGAGTATATCCTCTTCGAAAGGTAAGCGAGTGCCACAGGAAAGTTCGAGGCGACAACGGCAGCGAGATGGTAGGCTTTTTTCTTTTCCGGTGGGATCACGATGTATTTTCCCGATATTGCCTTTGCGATTTCCACAGCGACATGAATCCCCTCTTCATCGCCTTCGATACCGAACACAATTTGATCCTTCATCTTCAGTGCTTTTTCGAGGTTGGAAAAGGAAAAGTTAGGATGAAGTGAAGCTCTTTTTTCTCTTCTCAGGACATCCGAGGCGAGAAACCCAGAGCAGTGCACAAGAACGCCATCTTTCACTTTTAGAATCTTTGCCACACTTTCTATGTATCTATCTGGAACGATGATAAAAACCACTCCACACAACAGAGGGTGATTCTCCAGTGTGGCGGGTTTTCCTCCGTAGATTTCGGTGATATTGATGGATCTTTCTATGTTACGAGACAGGATGTATCCCAATTCATACCGATCCTTCAAACACTCCAAAAAGAACCTTGTGAGGTTTCCCGTGCCCACGAAATTCAGAACCATCTCAGTATCCCCTTGATTTTCTCCACAACTTTTGAAGGAGAACTTGCCGATATTACGGCCCTTCTTTGACCTGCCCCACCTTTGATACCTGGTTCTTTCTTCAATTTCTCGAAAATCTTTCTGCAATCAACCCAGTTTGAGACGATTTCGACTCGATCGGGATACACCAGCACAATGACCACGTTTTGCCTGTCTGCCAGAAATTTCGGTAGATACTTTCCAACTTCTTCTGGGCCACTAAAATCGTACACTTCAAAACGACCGATCTTCTCCGGGACCATATTTCTGGATAAGAGTGAAGCGTGAAGTTCTGCTAACCTTTCGAGTTTCGAATTCTTCTCCTTCACACTCTCCAGCAGGTTTTTTACCCTTCTTTCTAGCTCCTGAGAAGACGTGGTAAGAATTCTGGTCAGAGATTTCAACAGTCTGTCTTTGTTTCCGTAGTCCCTCAGAGCACGCTCTCCCGCAACGAAATGAATTCTGGTGAACGTCTTTTTGACCTTCTCCGTGTCGATAATTTTTATAAGTCCCACTTCGCCGGTGTTTTCAACATGGAATCCCCCACACGCTGTGATGTCGAATTCGTCTATTTTTACCACTCTTATTTTTTCTTTCACCTCAGGAATCTTCCTGAGGTTCATGTTTTTTGCTTTCTCCAGGTCCACCTCCAATATTTCCACCTTTTTGCAACTTCTCACCACTTCATTCGCCAGGTTTTCCACTTCTTCCAGAACTTCATCCAGAATGAAAGGAGCGTTCAGATCTATCGTGGATATTTTTTCTCCCATGTGGAAGCTTACAGTCTCTAAATCTGCTACCTTCAAGAAGGATGCCGAGAGAATGTGTTGAGCGGTGTGCTGACAGGCGATGTCCTTTCGTCTGGAAAGGTCTATCTCATACTCGTATTCGCCCGGTTCAAGATGGGAATCCAGATAGTGGAGGATGTAGCCGTTTTTTTCTTTCACTTTCAATACCTTTGCGGGGCCGATCTTTCCTCTGTCTCCAAGTTGGCCTCCTTTCCCATCCGGATAAAAAGGGCTCTCCCTTGCGATCGCTATCATTTGCTTTCCATTTTTCACAACTTCTTCTATCTTAATGCGTTTCACGAAGGGTCCTCCCCCAGCGTGTTACTCTCTCTTTCAAGCGTTTGAGCCTGAGGAATTCTTCTCGCTTCAGTTCTTCGAGAGTATCCTGGATATATTTTATCTCTCTCTGACTTCCGCGCTGTACTCCACTCATATCTTACCCCTTCCGAGTTTTCCTCCAAGGGATTTCCAGATCTTCACCACAGATCTGATGGCTCTTCTTCTCATCAGGAAACCTGCTATTTCCTGTTCTTTGCCGGAAACGATGACAGCGCTCAACATGAAAAGACCTGTACCAAAGAGTACTATCCAGTAATTTCGAAGCACGAAGGAGTATGTGCAAATCCAAAAAGCGCGAGATATCCTGATCAACTACATTGGAATCAGAAGTAAGCTTTATTACTTCATATCTTACACCCTCTGGTGAGATGTGGACTTTATGAAGTGATAAAAATAGTGCTCAGGATGATATCGAAGAGCTCCACTCCTGCTCCTCCTGAGATAATGTACGGTACACCATCGTACTTCTTCAGAATGCCTAAGAGAGTAAGTGCATCCCTCAGGTCTTTCATGGAGTGCCCCGGTTGCCTTTTTACTCTGGGGTCGTATATCGGGCGTGCATGAGGACGAATCTGTACTTGTAAGATCTGGATCTTTCAAGTTCTCATTTCAGCCATGCCAATTGATATGAATCAACACGTTCTTCGTTCACACTGTTCAGCACTGTGAAGTAAGAATTCCCTGCATGGAAAGAGTAGTGGAGGGGTCCAAAGATTTTCAAATAATTTCCCAGGTTGTCCGCTGGATCATGGTTTCCCGGAACGTGGAGCACGGGCACTTTGAATTTCTTAAGTTGCTTCAAATACAATCCCCATTTGAACACAGAACCATCAAAAACCATATCACCTGTGTTGATCGCAAAGGAAACATCAGGTTCTTCGTCTACTGCACTTATCGGTTTGGAAAAGGTGGAGATGGAGTTTTTGTTGTCGCCGAATACAACGAAAGTAAAAATCGTTTGTTAATTTCTCTTTTTCTATGCGCTGGACGTTAACAATAACCATGTAGGTGTCTAGAACCTTTAAAACCGAAAGGCCAATCAGCGTGAACGCAACTCCCACGAGAAACGATCGCATCTCTCGCCCTCCTCACATACGGATAGATAATACTCCTTCACATGATCCATGGTGTTTCGACTGAGACTTTCGGTTGTTAACACTCCTTTAAGTCGATGTGCATGGTACAATTCTAAAAAGACCTGAAGGAGGTGTATCCATGAGGCTTGAAGGAAAGGTGTGTGTGATCACGGGAGCTGCGAGTGGGATAGGAAAGGCCGCTTCCCTTCTTTTTGCTCAGGAAGGAGCAATTGTGGCCGCATGCGATGTGTCTGAAACTAATCTCAGTACCCTTGTAGAGGAAGCAAAAGGTCTTCCAGGGAAGGTTGAATCCTACGTGCTTAATGTGACGAACAGAGAACAGGTAAAAGAGGTCATGGAGAGGATCGCCCAGAAGTATGGTCGTATCGATGTCCTGGTGAACAACGCGGGAATAACAAGAGACGCACTCCTCGTGAGAATGAAGGAGGAAGATTGGGATGCAGTGATAAATGTGAATCTAAAGGGTGTTTTCAACGTGACACAGGCAGTAGTTCCGTACATGATCAGACAGAGAAGTGGCTCGATCATAAACACCTCTTCCGTTGTTGGGTTATATGGAAATCCCGGTCAAACCAATTATGCCGCGACCAAAGCGGGTATCATCGGGATGACGAAGACATGGGCAAAGGAGCTTGCGGGAAGGAACATCAGGGTGAACGCCGTAGCGCCTGGTTTTATAGAGACACCAATGACCGAAAAGCTCTCTGAGAAAGCAAGAGAAGCGGCCCTCTCCAGGATACCCCTCGGTAGATTTGGAAAACCCGAAGAGGTAGCTCAGGTGTACCTGTTTCTTGCATCCGACGAGTCGAGCTACATCACAGGACAGGTGATAGGAGTGGATGGGGGCCTCGTGATCTGAGGCCCCTCATCTTCTGAAGACCTCCGTTCCCTCTATGAAAACCCTTTCTACCCTGGACTTCATGTCGAACGGATGGCCATTCCACACCACGAGGTCCGCGTCTTTTCCGGCTTCGATGGTGCCCACTCTGTCTTCCAGACCAAGGATCTTAGCGGGATTTACCGTCAGGATCTTTAAGAGATCCTCTTCTTTTGCACCGTATCTCATCGCTGCAGCAGCTTGGACAGTGGTGAACTCGAGGGGAATCACTGGGTGGTCGCACATCAAGGCGATGAGAACACCGTCTTTCAGAAGTTTCGCTACGACTTCCATCGTTAGATCTTTCAATTCCAGTTTTGTTCTGAATGTGAGAAGAGGACCTACAACGACAGGTACGTTCTTTTCTGCAAGAATTCTGGAGATCTTGTAAGCTTCCGTTCCGTGCTCTATCACGAGGTTGAATCCGAATTCCTCGGCTATTCTGATGGCAGTGAGAATATCGTCTGCACGGTGGGCGTGCATTCGAGCTGGAATTTTCCTATTCAAGACCATTTCACCTATTTCCATCTTCAAATCTGTTTCGATGAATTCTTTTCCTTCCTTCTCTGCGAGTTCTTTCTTTTTCATGTAGTTTCTCACTTTTATGAAGTAATCTCTGATCACACCAGCAGTTCCCATTCTCGTCGAGGGAGTTTTCTTTTTCTCGCCGTAGACCCTTTTGGGGTTCTCACCAAAAGCCATTTTCAAACCCGCGGGGTCTTTCACCACACACTCTTCTACAACGATGGATCTGAACTTCACAACACTTCCTTGTCCCCCTATCGGATTGGCACTGCCGGGAACAATCATCACGGTGGTAACACCACCCGACAGAGCCCGTTCAACCGCTGGATCCTGTGGATTAAATCCGTCTAGCGCTTTCACATGTGGTGTAACAGGATCCGTTGCCTCGTTTCCGTCGTTGTAATAGTAACCGACTCCCTCCTCAAAGAGGCCGATATGAGAGTGGGCGTCTATGAATCCAGGAAAAAGGAATTTCCCGGTCAGGTCAACGATTTCAGCGTTGGGATCCTGGATGTTTTCTCCTACCTTCTCTATTTTTCCGTCTGAAACCAGAACGTCCCCTTTGAAAGGTTTTGAAGAGATGGGGAAGATCGTTGCATTTTTAAAAAGTACCTTCACGTTCATCCCTCCCTCGTTGGTTCGTACTACGAACTATTCTAACACGTTCGAGACTGGAAAGTAAAATGGAAGCCAAAAGAAAGAACGATCCAGTCAGTTGCCTTGGGGACAGGGTCTCCTTCAGGACAAGATAGGAAAGGATTGCTGCGAAAACGGGCTCACCAAGAAAAACGAGGGCCGATATGTTATTTCCGAGCACCTTCTGGTATTTTGCCTGAAGGTAAATGGCAAGCATTGTGGCAAACGCGGCTGTAAAAAGAGCACTCCCAAACGCAAAAAAGTTGAATCTCCAGTTCCTGAAAAACAGACTCAGAATCAAATTGAAAATCGCGACCACAAGGAACTGGGGAAAGAGAAGGTCTTTTTCATCAACTCGTTTCGAGAACCGTGTTATCAACACCACATGGAGAGCAAAGCCCACTGCACAGAAAACCGTCAGAAGATCCCCCAAGTTGAGTTCATCGATTCTCCCGGAGATCATGTAGAGTCCCATCGAGCCGACGAAAAACGAAACGATCTGAGAGAGTGTGGGGACTTCCTTTTCTATGAAGTAAGCAAAAATCGGAACGAACACTATGTAGAGTGATGTTATGAAACCACTCTTTGTGGACGTAGTGAGCGTGAGCCCCCACGTCTGCGTGGTGTACGCCACGCCGAGGACAGCTCCTAAAATCACTCCGTACCTGAAGCTTCCCTTTCCAAACAGAAGATAGGAAAGTGCAGATGCGATAATGAATCTAATGGCGATATAAAAGGTGGGAGAGACTCCCACCAGCGCTATCTTTTGAAGGGGAAATGTGGCACCCCAGATGAATGTAACGAAAAGCAAGCTAAACAGGGCCTTCAACAAACCTCACCACCTGCTCCTCACAGTGAACTCGAATTCCCTTTCCGAGGATGCGGGAACTGTCGTTTCAAAGACAACATGGTCGGAAAAAGCTTTGTATCCTTCGAGGGAGCTACTTGTGATTTTCAATCCTCTCCCACGGACAATTATTTTCACCTTTGCCTTTTCTTCGTTCAGATTTTGAACGATTATTCTCCAGCTTCGCTCGTAGAAATCTTTGTACTTTTTTTCTTCTAGCAGATCTCCTTTGACACGCACGTCCCAAGAAGATGTAACCGGAAGCTTCAGATTGGTGTCTTTTGGAGTATCATCGATGCTCGTTCTTCCAACGATCAGGTACACTCCTGAGATCTTCGAGAAGATGTTAACAAAACCTTTTGGAAGATCTACAGGTGCTTTGAACTCTTTCGTGAAAGTTGTCATCTGGTAGTCGAAACTCTTCTCGTTTACGTTGAGCTCGTACAGGTAGTACTCGTTGACCTTGGAAAGAGTGACTCTTATAAACTCAACGGTTGGTGATCTATCGAGATTTTCTACCTCTCCCAGGTGATAGACTTTCACTTCTTCTGCTTCAAAGCTCTCGGGTGGGAGCTCCTGAGAGGCTTCAAGGGCTCTGCTGATGGAGAAAACTTTTTCTACGTTTTCTTCGAGGGGACTGGACACAAGGAAAACCTCTGCATTTTTCACGCCAGAAATAGAAAGAAACACATTTCCCATCAAAAGGTTATCGTGGAGATAGTACTCTGCTCTCCAGCTTCCATCGGAATGAAGAAGAATCGTTATCTCCCCCTGCCCTTCCACCACGAGTTTTTTTTCTGCTTTTTCGGGTTCTCGATACACGAACGCCAGCCACTTCCCGAGCGTGGTGTTGTAGAGGTAATACTTTGAACCTTTTTTCAGCACAAGCGGTGAGAGGCTGACAAGCTCGCAGCTTTCCGGTACTTCGTCCACTATCTCCACTGCTTTGCCCTTCACGATGTCCTCCCAGTAGGTCTTTTTTTCCGGAGTCGTGTACCAGGAACTTGCTCCAAGAACGTCCATTACATCCCAACCTTGAGGTATGGAAAACGTTCTGGTACCGTCTACGGATACGTCGTTCATGAGGACCGCTTGGTCCTGGAAGAGAAGGAGAAGTGGAGAAGAAAGAGCAACACCAGATGTGGCCAAAAGAAGCAGAAAAACACGCATGCCTTTCATCCCCCTTCCTGAAAATTCTACCACCTGGAGTTAAAATATCCTGAGAGGTGATTGGGAGTGCGCGTGATCTTCTTCGAAGCCGACGATGATCTCATGAAGAAGGCTCTGGAGATCAGAAGGAAAGTTTTCATAGAAGAGCAGAAAGTCGCAGAGGAAGATGAACTGGATGGAAAAGACCCGGAGAGCTTGCACGCCCTCCTAGAAGTGGGTGGAAGGTACGTGGGCGTCTCCAGAATCAGAAGAATCGGCGAAGGGATTTTCAAGATAGAGCGTGTTGCAATTCTCAAGGAAGAGCGTGGAAAGGGTTACGGCAGGTTTCTCATGGAAGAAGTAGAAAGAGAACTCGTATCGAGAAGAGCAAAAAGGCTCGTGTTGAACGCTCAGATCCAGGTGAAGGGATTTTACGAAAAACTTGGATACAAAGCAAGGGGAGAGATATTCTACGAAGCAAACATCCCGCATGTGAGAATGGAAAAGGTGGTGGGACGATGAAAATGACTCCCCTTATGGAACAGTACTTGAAGATAAAAGAACAGTATAAAGATTCCATCCTTCTGTTTCGTTTGGGCGATTTTTACGAAGCGTTCTTCGAAGACGCAAAGACCGTCTCGAAGGTTTTGAACATCGTTCTCACGAAGAGGCAAGATGCCCCCATGGCGGGCATACCGTACCATGCGCTGAATACCTACTTGAAAAAGCTGGTCGAGGCTGGCTACAAAGTCGCCATTTGTGATCAGATGGAAGAACCTTCCAAATCCAAGAAGCTCATCAGAAGAGAAGTCACGCGTGTTGTGACTCCTGGAGCCATCGTGGAAGACGAGTTTCTCAGCGAGACGAACAACTACATGGTTGTCATCATCAAAGAGGATGGAAAATACTGTGCCGTCTTCTGCGATGTTTCCACCGGAGAAGTGTTGATCTATGAGAATACCGACGAACAGGAAGTGTTCGACCTGATGAAAGCTTACTCTGTATCTGAGATCGTCTGCCCGGAAGATCTCGAGCCTGAGGTGAAAGAAAAGCTTCCCGGTATATACATTGAGGTGATCGACGAATGGTACTTCTCCGATCCCGAAGAAGAGGTGAAAAGGGTCTATGGAATAGAGGACATACATCACTTCGAACTATCTTCGCCTGC from Thermotoga sp. harbors:
- the fabG gene encoding 3-oxoacyl-[acyl-carrier-protein] reductase, with product MRLEGKVCVITGAASGIGKAASLLFAQEGAIVAACDVSETNLSTLVEEAKGLPGKVESYVLNVTNREQVKEVMERIAQKYGRIDVLVNNAGITRDALLVRMKEEDWDAVINVNLKGVFNVTQAVVPYMIRQRSGSIINTSSVVGLYGNPGQTNYAATKAGIIGMTKTWAKELAGRNIRVNAVAPGFIETPMTEKLSEKAREAALSRIPLGRFGKPEEVAQVYLFLASDESSYITGQVIGVDGGLVI
- a CDS encoding alanyl-tRNA editing protein, translated to MKRIKIEEVVKNGKQMIAIARESPFYPDGKGGQLGDRGKIGPAKVLKVKEKNGYILHYLDSHLEPGEYEYEIDLSRRKDIACQHTAQHILSASFLKVADLETVSFHMGEKISTIDLNAPFILDEVLEEVENLANEVVRSCKKVEILEVDLEKAKNMNLRKIPEVKEKIRVVKIDEFDITACGGFHVENTGEVGLIKIIDTEKVKKTFTRIHFVAGERALRDYGNKDRLLKSLTRILTTSSQELERRVKNLLESVKEKNSKLERLAELHASLLSRNMVPEKIGRFEVYDFSGPEEVGKYLPKFLADRQNVVIVLVYPDRVEIVSNWVDCRKIFEKLKKEPGIKGGAGQRRAVISASSPSKVVEKIKGILRWF
- a CDS encoding DUF2520 domain-containing protein; the protein is MVLNFVGTGNLTRFFLECLKDRYELGYILSRNIERSINITEIYGGKPATLENHPLLCGVVFIIVPDRYIESVAKILKVKDGVLVHCSGFLASDVLRREKRASLHPNFSFSNLEKALKMKDQIVFGIEGDEEGIHVAVEIAKAISGKYIVIPPEKKKAYHLAAVVASNFPVALAYLSKRIYSSMGVEDPDHLISTLMQGVVESIGEMSVERALTGPVRRGDWEVVRVEREVFKKIFGSALIYDEIVEVLKEVTKGERAKDKEDER
- a CDS encoding GNAT family N-acetyltransferase; amino-acid sequence: MRVIFFEADDDLMKKALEIRRKVFIEEQKVAEEDELDGKDPESLHALLEVGGRYVGVSRIRRIGEGIFKIERVAILKEERGKGYGRFLMEEVERELVSRRAKRLVLNAQIQVKGFYEKLGYKARGEIFYEANIPHVRMEKVVGR
- a CDS encoding V-type ATP synthase subunit D encodes the protein MSGVQRGSQREIKYIQDTLEELKREEFLRLKRLKERVTRWGRTLRETH
- a CDS encoding DMT family transporter, producing the protein MLKALFSLLFVTFIWGATFPLQKIALVGVSPTFYIAIRFIIASALSYLLFGKGSFRYGVILGAVLGVAYTTQTWGLTLTTSTKSGFITSLYIVFVPIFAYFIEKEVPTLSQIVSFFVGSMGLYMISGRIDELNLGDLLTVFCAVGFALHVVLITRFSKRVDEKDLLFPQFLVVAIFNLILSLFFRNWRFNFFAFGSALFTAAFATMLAIYLQAKYQKVLGNNISALVFLGEPVFAAILSYLVLKETLSPRQLTGSFFLLASILLSSLERVRIVRSTNQRGRDEREGTF
- a CDS encoding metallophosphoesterase, which translates into the protein MFTFVVFGDNKNSISTFSKPISAVDEEPDVSFAINTGDMVFDGSVFKWGLYLKQLKKFKVPVLHVPGNHDPADNLGNYLKIFGPLHYSFHAGNSYFTVLNSVNEERVDSYQLAWLK
- a CDS encoding amidohydrolase, which translates into the protein MNVKVLFKNATIFPISSKPFKGDVLVSDGKIEKVGENIQDPNAEIVDLTGKFLFPGFIDAHSHIGLFEEGVGYYYNDGNEATDPVTPHVKALDGFNPQDPAVERALSGGVTTVMIVPGSANPIGGQGSVVKFRSIVVEECVVKDPAGLKMAFGENPKRVYGEKKKTPSTRMGTAGVIRDYFIKVRNYMKKKELAEKEGKEFIETDLKMEIGEMVLNRKIPARMHAHRADDILTAIRIAEEFGFNLVIEHGTEAYKISRILAEKNVPVVVGPLLTFRTKLELKDLTMEVVAKLLKDGVLIALMCDHPVIPLEFTTVQAAAAMRYGAKEEDLLKILTVNPAKILGLEDRVGTIEAGKDADLVVWNGHPFDMKSRVERVFIEGTEVFRR